From the genome of Treponema denticola:
TAATAGTCATCATTTTGTTTCTCTTGTGAATGATATACACGTTTATCTTTCATATTTTTAGTCTGCTTAGGTATTCCTTTACCTACTTCGTAAGCTTGCAGACCAGCTTTAACCTCTGCATAGTTTTTTAGTTCGCAAGTATTTTGTTCAATTTTATTTATCAGTGCTATAAATTCACTACGTTTGAACAGATCTATATTTATTATATATTCTTTTGTTGCGAAGAAAACGTCAGTTTCAGTTTTTGAAATCAGTTTATATTCACCTTTTTCAATACATTCCAATAAAGAAATAGTCTTATTATTTTTACTGTTTTCAAACTTGAGAATACACGTATCAACATCAGCTCCTTCAAAAACTTTATACTTAAAATTGAGAATTGATATATTTGCTTTTTGTAAAATAAATTCTCTCAAGTCCTTGTTCGAATTTACCGTAAGCCAATTATTAGGTATGATATAAGAAAAAATACCGTTATCCTTTAATAACAAACATCCCTTTTCAATAAATAAATGATATAAGTTGATTTGATATTTTGCCGTCTGATATTTTGAATAATAATATAGTTTATCATCATCACCCATACCTTTTTCGCCACTTTCACGAGCAAAAACATACGGCGGATTCCCAATCACACAGTCAAAACCGCCTTGAGCAAAGACTTCGAGAAATTCTTTGTCCCAGTCAAAGGTGTTGATTTTCCGCATTGCTTCATCGTCAAAAAGACTTAAATCTTTTTCGTTATAATAGTCGGAACCGACAAGACTATTGCCGCATTTAATATTTGAATCGAGGGAGGGCAAAAGGGTAAGGTCTGAAAACTTAAAAAGCAGCCCTTGAGTTTCACTGCCTTCATTTTCCAACAGCTTTAAGTAGAGAGAAAGCTTAGTAACTTCAACAGCTTGACTGTCTATATCTACTCCGTAAATGTTATTCAGCAAAATACGCTGCTTTTCTTCAATGGTGAGTTTATAGATATTTTTCCCTGTTTCATAAATGCGGCTGTTTTTCAGAGCCTGCTTCCGTTCCTTTTCGTTTGAGTAATAATCCAAATGATAATTCAGCAGCTGCTGGTACGCTTCAACAAGAAAGGAACCTGAACCGCAGGCGGGATCAACTACTTTGAGCTTTGCAACAGCGTCAGGGCTTTGTCCCTTTATCTTTACGCCGAGGGTATTTTCCACAATGTAGCGGACAATGTATTGAGGAGTATAGTACACACCTCCTGCCTTTTTTACCTCCGACTTTTCTTCGATCACCGCAGTGTGCCGGGTGTTCGTCCTATCGGAAGAAACCCTCCCTCCGATATTGCGGAATTTGATTGTTTTGCCTAAAAACTGCTCGTAAATATTGCCGAGTATTTCAACCGGTAAAATAGAAAACTCGTATGGACATTCGGGATAATAAAGCCCATTTATAATGGAAGAAAGAACCCCATCATCAATTATCAAACTGCGAAGCCAATCATGCGGTTTAAAGAGTCCCGAATTGTATTTTACATCCGCTTTGTCAAAAACGCCTTGAAGCTTTTGATAGACAGCACCGCTTTCAGTTATCTTTTTAAGAAGCCCATATTCTTCCATTTCTTTATCTTCTGCAATTCGCAAGAAAATAATACGGTCGATAATTTTTTGTACGGCAGTATTCAGATGATAAATACTCAATAAAGGATTGCGCAGTGCAATATTTTTTGCAATATCCGTCCGCCAGCTTTCAATCAGTTTAAGTAATTCCTTATCAACCTCGGTTGCAGCTCCTTTGCCTTTTTTCTCTTGAACATAGGAGCCAAAATCTCCCTTTAGAATTGCTTCTTTTGAAAATGTATTAAAAATAAAATCGAAATTTTTATGATACTCATCGAATGTACAATAAAAGATACGGGCAGCACTCGGTTTATCGGATGGCGAAGGTTTTATGCGGGTATCGTACACGGCAAATTCTTCAAAATCGGTAAGTATGCACAAGGGGAGCTTTGCCGTATATCCGTATCGCCTAACCTGAAACGCAGGTTCAAGTTCATCTTTGATATTAACGCTAGGCTTTTTCGCTTCTACAAAAAACTTTCTCACCCCGCCTATTCTAAACGCATAATCGGGAGCTTTAACCTTTCCGCCTATCGTTACCTTGTCTTCACGCACCACTTCCCTATACTGCTCGGAATAACCTTGTTCATTCCTTATATCCCAACCTAAAAGTTCAAAAAACTTGTCAATAAAATCCGTACGGGTATTTGCTTCATCATAAGCCGATGTATTGTACTGTTTTTTATTCTTTTCAAACAGTTCCGTTAACTTTGTAAGGCCGATTATATGTTCATCTAAAACATTCATAAGCAACTCCGTAAGCCTAATTTACAATTGTCTTTGATTATACCACATTTTTATAAAAAGAATAGAGAAAGATAAATAATTTCAATACTTTATCTGTTTTTATAAATATAATGACAGTAAAAGCTTTGCCGTTAAACCTGTATTCCATTATCCCTGCCCCCATTCAATTGACTTAAAAAACTATCCTAAGTATAATAAGTTTTAACGGAGGATAATAAATCTTATGAAAAAGCGTATCTTTTTAGACAATGCGGCCGGAGCTTTTCCTAAGACGCCCGGACTAGATCAAGCTCTTGCGATGGCATTAAATATGGGAACGGGAAATATTAACCGCAGCACCTACACCGAAACCGAAGAAGCAGGTCTTGCCGTCATCGAAACAAGAGAACTCTTGTGTAAGCTCTTTAATTTTCAGCCGGCAACCCATGTTATTTTTACATCGGGAGTTACGGCAAGTCTAAACTATATTATCAAGGGATTTCTCAAATCGGGCGACAGAGTTTTAACAAGCTCCTTTGAGCATAATGCCGTAATGCGTCCTCTGGTTCAAATGGAAAAATTAGGCGTAAAGATTGACCGCGTTCCTGCAATCTTAAAAAACGGAGGAGCCTTTGTAGATACCGCCTCAATCGAATCTATGATAAGGCCTGAAACCCGCCTTGCCGTTTTTTCACATGCTTCAAATGTAACGGGCTTTATTCAACCTATCGAAGAAATTGCCTCAATCTTAAAAAAGCACAATATTCCTTTAGTAATAGATGGAGCCCAAACTGCCGGCCACATTCCCGTCGACCTTGCAAAATTAAAACCGGCAGCCTTTTGCTTTACGGGACATAAGGGCTTACTCGGCCCCCAAGGAACGGGAGGCATCTTATTCGATAAGGATTTTGCAAAAGAGGTTGAGCCCCTCATCACAGGCGGAACAGGGAGTGCTTCCGATTCGGAAGAAACTCCCTCCTTTATGCCCGATAAATTTGAAGCCGGAACTCAAAACATAATCGGAATTGCAGGTCTTCACCACAGCCTGAAATGGCTGGAGGCTTTCGGAATTCAAAACATTCACAACCGCGAACAAAAACTGCTTAAACTATTTTTGGACGGAATAAAAGGCCTTCCGATAAAAATAGCGGGAGGAGAATCAGCCGAAAACAGAGTCGGAATTGTTTCGATAGACTTTTCCGAATTTATGGACAATGCGGAAGCCGGCGCCGCTCTCGAAGAAAAATACGGCATCC
Proteins encoded in this window:
- a CDS encoding Eco57I restriction-modification methylase domain-containing protein; amino-acid sequence: MNVLDEHIIGLTKLTELFEKNKKQYNTSAYDEANTRTDFIDKFFELLGWDIRNEQGYSEQYREVVREDKVTIGGKVKAPDYAFRIGGVRKFFVEAKKPSVNIKDELEPAFQVRRYGYTAKLPLCILTDFEEFAVYDTRIKPSPSDKPSAARIFYCTFDEYHKNFDFIFNTFSKEAILKGDFGSYVQEKKGKGAATEVDKELLKLIESWRTDIAKNIALRNPLLSIYHLNTAVQKIIDRIIFLRIAEDKEMEEYGLLKKITESGAVYQKLQGVFDKADVKYNSGLFKPHDWLRSLIIDDGVLSSIINGLYYPECPYEFSILPVEILGNIYEQFLGKTIKFRNIGGRVSSDRTNTRHTAVIEEKSEVKKAGGVYYTPQYIVRYIVENTLGVKIKGQSPDAVAKLKVVDPACGSGSFLVEAYQQLLNYHLDYYSNEKERKQALKNSRIYETGKNIYKLTIEEKQRILLNNIYGVDIDSQAVEVTKLSLYLKLLENEGSETQGLLFKFSDLTLLPSLDSNIKCGNSLVGSDYYNEKDLSLFDDEAMRKINTFDWDKEFLEVFAQGGFDCVIGNPPYVFARESGEKGMGDDDKLYYYSKYQTAKYQINLYHLFIEKGCLLLKDNGIFSYIIPNNWLTVNSNKDLREFILQKANISILNFKYKVFEGADVDTCILKFENSKNNKTISLLECIEKGEYKLISKTETDVFFATKEYIINIDLFKRSEFIALINKIEQNTCELKNYAEVKAGLQAYEVGKGIPKQTKNMKDKRVYHSQEKQNDDYYRYLDGNDVKRYSITWENREYLKYGKHLAAPRNNWDLFSSPRILVRQIPSKPPYCINACYTESVMLNDRNSMNIIYIKFNPKFLLGLLNSRLMSFWFEHKFGKLSRGIFPQFKINELASFPIPCSTEEQQSRLITLVDQMLETQSRLQQAFSDEDKKLLEQRAAIIDKQIDNMVYKLYGLTEDEVKIVEGSKSE
- a CDS encoding aminotransferase class V-fold PLP-dependent enzyme — protein: MKKRIFLDNAAGAFPKTPGLDQALAMALNMGTGNINRSTYTETEEAGLAVIETRELLCKLFNFQPATHVIFTSGVTASLNYIIKGFLKSGDRVLTSSFEHNAVMRPLVQMEKLGVKIDRVPAILKNGGAFVDTASIESMIRPETRLAVFSHASNVTGFIQPIEEIASILKKHNIPLVIDGAQTAGHIPVDLAKLKPAAFCFTGHKGLLGPQGTGGILFDKDFAKEVEPLITGGTGSASDSEETPSFMPDKFEAGTQNIIGIAGLHHSLKWLEAFGIQNIHNREQKLLKLFLDGIKGLPIKIAGGESAENRVGIVSIDFSEFMDNAEAGAALEEKYGILTRCGLHCSPSAHKSIGTFPQGTVRFSTGPFTIEEEIETAIRAVKELCSRA